One region of Halohasta litchfieldiae genomic DNA includes:
- a CDS encoding alcohol dehydrogenase: MHAAVIHEAGGEFELEEREIPTPDSNEVRIAVDACGICHSDEFVKAGTYPGISYPRIPGHEIAGRIDAVGDGVSQWSTDDRVGVGWHGGHCFTCEACRRGDFKMCDNVETTGVTYDGGYAEYVTVPAEAVAAIPDSLDAVDAAPLLCAGVTTFNALRNSDALPGELVAVQGVGGLGHLAIQYAHAAGFETAAISRSPDKEALAMELGADHFINATETDPAEQLQALGGAKVVLATAPSSDAIESIVGGIGTDGTVLVVGVPDEPVSVDANQLVGSRGAVAGWASGDARDSQDTLEFSSLREVTPQIETYPLSEVESAYERMIQNDARFRVVLEP; the protein is encoded by the coding sequence ATGCACGCAGCAGTTATCCACGAGGCAGGTGGCGAGTTCGAACTCGAAGAACGCGAGATTCCGACCCCAGACTCAAACGAGGTCCGAATCGCAGTCGACGCCTGTGGCATCTGCCACAGTGACGAGTTTGTGAAAGCGGGAACCTATCCCGGAATTTCGTATCCACGAATCCCGGGCCACGAAATCGCGGGCCGAATCGATGCGGTAGGAGATGGAGTCTCGCAGTGGTCGACCGACGACCGTGTCGGTGTCGGCTGGCACGGCGGCCATTGTTTTACCTGTGAGGCCTGTCGACGCGGCGATTTCAAGATGTGTGACAACGTCGAGACGACCGGTGTGACGTACGATGGCGGCTACGCCGAGTACGTCACCGTGCCAGCCGAAGCCGTCGCTGCGATTCCCGACTCGCTTGATGCGGTCGACGCTGCACCGTTGCTTTGTGCGGGCGTGACAACGTTCAATGCCCTGCGTAACAGCGATGCTCTGCCGGGTGAGTTGGTTGCCGTGCAGGGTGTTGGCGGGCTGGGCCATCTCGCGATTCAGTACGCACACGCTGCTGGCTTCGAAACGGCTGCGATCTCCCGAAGCCCCGACAAAGAGGCGCTTGCGATGGAGCTAGGCGCAGATCACTTTATTAATGCGACCGAAACCGATCCCGCAGAACAGCTCCAAGCACTGGGTGGCGCAAAGGTTGTTCTCGCGACAGCACCGTCGAGCGACGCTATCGAGTCCATCGTTGGTGGCATTGGAACCGACGGCACTGTCCTCGTCGTCGGCGTCCCTGATGAGCCGGTGTCGGTCGACGCCAATCAACTGGTCGGCAGCCGTGGGGCGGTCGCTGGCTGGGCCTCCGGCGACGCCCGGGACTCACAAGATACACTTGAGTTCAGTTCCCTCCGGGAGGTCACACCCCAGATAGAAACCTACCCACTGTCGGAGGTCGAGAGCGCCTACGAGCGGATGATTCAAAACGACGCTCGGTTCCGCGTTGTGCTTGAACCATAG
- a CDS encoding DUF2339 domain-containing protein, translating into MKRAVILLAVLLLGGSLLAVVVPVGASPQPQEICNVCGSSFEDAAEEQGLAVTVIQSTISIQIHANGSATWLVTNRVDEDAADQLSETPQQLDQLVQAQTTGRQRPHAFDGGEITVQSTTIENRTVRIRFRDSDAGSTQFGVVVDYLHSEGTGAGWILNTDRISFVGPPETVVVNDLRPTIIDEYTSTDEVPTVTGGNATWHRTTTQDRQTVLEDDVYLAYGEPNSGSLRVDAAVWLASFPIWLGNMTSYVFPAVLVYGLCLTGVSATARWAAAEMTDTVDRISVAIAGLGGLSLCIATVGESTFTILFGGLGVLYLVVGGTGMYRPRWLRSVRGTLAVGIVGLVAVAGVLMGVGLGSHPVEQLDWLVYFLPLSVAPAFGLAVTRAKARGSRRSTLLAFGGASATVMLAGVVFVPFDRQLWGLVVVIAVGGAMAAALFGIPLALLAACQWQADSVDHPSDD; encoded by the coding sequence ATGAAGCGTGCTGTCATCCTGCTGGCAGTGCTCTTGCTTGGTGGGAGTCTCCTCGCAGTCGTTGTGCCAGTTGGGGCGAGTCCACAGCCACAGGAAATCTGTAACGTGTGTGGCTCCTCGTTCGAAGATGCCGCCGAGGAACAGGGACTCGCAGTGACCGTGATACAGAGTACGATATCCATCCAGATTCACGCCAATGGCTCGGCGACGTGGCTCGTGACAAATCGGGTCGACGAGGACGCTGCCGATCAGTTGTCCGAAACCCCACAGCAACTCGATCAGTTGGTGCAAGCCCAGACGACCGGACGGCAACGCCCACATGCCTTCGATGGCGGCGAGATAACTGTCCAGTCGACCACCATAGAGAACCGAACGGTTCGGATCCGGTTTCGGGATTCGGATGCTGGCAGTACCCAGTTCGGCGTGGTGGTCGACTATCTCCACTCGGAAGGTACTGGTGCAGGATGGATACTGAATACGGATCGCATATCCTTTGTCGGCCCTCCCGAGACGGTCGTCGTCAACGATCTACGGCCGACGATCATCGACGAATACACCTCCACGGACGAGGTTCCGACGGTGACTGGTGGGAATGCAACGTGGCACCGTACTACGACACAAGACCGTCAGACTGTCCTAGAGGACGATGTGTATCTTGCGTACGGAGAACCCAACAGTGGATCGCTACGCGTCGACGCCGCCGTCTGGCTTGCGTCGTTTCCGATCTGGCTCGGTAATATGACCTCATACGTGTTCCCCGCAGTCCTCGTCTACGGGCTCTGTCTCACCGGTGTCAGCGCCACTGCGCGCTGGGCGGCCGCCGAAATGACTGACACGGTCGACCGAATCTCAGTCGCCATTGCTGGACTCGGCGGTCTCAGTCTCTGTATTGCAACGGTCGGAGAGTCGACGTTCACGATCCTGTTTGGCGGTCTCGGTGTTCTCTATCTGGTTGTTGGGGGAACTGGAATGTACCGCCCACGGTGGCTTCGGTCGGTTCGTGGCACGCTCGCAGTCGGGATCGTCGGGCTCGTCGCTGTTGCCGGGGTGCTGATGGGGGTTGGCCTCGGCTCCCACCCAGTCGAACAGCTCGACTGGCTGGTGTATTTCCTCCCGCTGTCGGTCGCTCCGGCGTTCGGCCTTGCGGTGACACGCGCCAAAGCACGTGGGAGTCGACGGTCGACGCTACTCGCCTTCGGCGGCGCGAGTGCCACCGTCATGCTCGCGGGGGTGGTGTTCGTCCCGTTCGACAGACAGCTGTGGGGGCTTGTTGTGGTGATTGCTGTCGGTGGCGCGATGGCGGCTGCACTGTTCGGAATCCCGCTCGCATTGCTTGCTGCGTGTCAGTGGCAGGCCGACAGCGTCGACCACCCGAGCGACGACTGA
- a CDS encoding DUF5518 domain-containing protein yields the protein MSTIQRLAAGATDDSLRVAIAVGLASVPVSLLLSWDSLSGETAATGAQFDGLAVLVAGVIVGFYYHDRSTSTKRAGIWTGLTGGLAAVIVFGFPTLGAITSPSETHSIIVVFAPVVAVLAVGLSVGIAVVTALGTDWVLGRLDRDHRRREPVDIDGQPTGSRWWVAVALYAVVAPVWLAVLLWPDPDTFGFGLSFLSAFGLFACSVVAFIGLFLDATTPRAVDTWQPTWWLYVGVPPAVAGFVYLAATVRDSVYPAGDATFGFYIGLAAVAVVYAVVRHRQTGTDSSSTNFE from the coding sequence GTGTCTACAATCCAACGACTCGCGGCCGGGGCGACCGACGACTCCCTTCGCGTCGCAATCGCGGTCGGGCTCGCCTCGGTCCCGGTCTCGCTACTGCTCTCGTGGGACTCGCTGTCGGGCGAGACGGCTGCTACTGGCGCGCAGTTCGACGGACTCGCGGTTCTCGTCGCTGGCGTGATCGTCGGCTTCTACTACCACGACCGGTCGACGTCGACCAAGCGGGCCGGGATCTGGACCGGCCTGACCGGCGGCCTCGCGGCGGTGATCGTCTTCGGGTTTCCGACGCTCGGGGCGATCACCTCGCCGTCCGAAACCCACAGTATTATCGTCGTGTTTGCCCCGGTTGTCGCCGTCCTCGCAGTCGGGCTCTCTGTCGGCATCGCCGTCGTCACGGCCCTCGGCACCGACTGGGTTCTCGGACGCCTCGACCGCGACCATCGGAGACGGGAGCCGGTCGACATCGATGGCCAACCCACCGGCTCACGATGGTGGGTTGCTGTAGCCCTCTATGCGGTCGTCGCGCCGGTGTGGCTGGCGGTCCTGTTGTGGCCCGACCCCGACACCTTCGGGTTCGGCCTCTCATTTCTAAGCGCGTTCGGTCTGTTTGCCTGCTCGGTCGTCGCGTTCATCGGACTGTTCCTCGATGCGACGACCCCGCGAGCCGTCGACACGTGGCAGCCGACGTGGTGGCTCTACGTGGGAGTTCCACCGGCGGTCGCCGGTTTCGTCTACCTCGCCGCGACGGTCCGGGACTCGGTCTATCCGGCTGGCGATGCGACGTTCGGGTTTTATATTGGGCTTGCGGCAGTCGCGGTCGTCTACGCCGTGGTCCGACACCGCCAGACTGGGACCGATTCGTCGTCGACCAACTTCGAGTAG
- a CDS encoding transposase, whose translation MATETLALFEHLEFDFLEEFDVFAPARRGRTRDHHPPALFRAFLHCYYKNVYGIRPVTRELQNTVVWLSCGFDRPPSRDAVDRFLTDLEHVVDEVFDRLVEQAACRGLLDLTYSIDSTDVRTMPADQDASKGYDPTAEEYYHGYGCTIVSTGQKIPIAAEFTESKQAPEETAMRVTCDALAVEKPIWMLGDSAYDTLGWHDHLLAAGVVPVAPYNARNTDDPKDIEYRVEARIDEHSEDVQLKQSTLDETYNRRSGVERTNDAVKDCGLGHVRARGRVHARAQVFLALCLRLVIAITNDERGDNPGSTVITL comes from the coding sequence ATGGCGACCGAGACGCTCGCGTTGTTCGAGCATCTTGAGTTCGACTTTCTCGAAGAATTCGATGTGTTCGCCCCCGCTCGCCGGGGGCGAACACGAGATCATCACCCACCAGCACTCTTCCGAGCGTTCCTGCACTGCTACTACAAGAACGTCTACGGCATCCGTCCAGTCACGCGAGAACTCCAGAACACGGTCGTCTGGCTCAGCTGTGGCTTCGATCGACCGCCGTCGAGAGACGCGGTCGATCGCTTCCTCACCGACCTCGAACACGTCGTCGACGAGGTCTTCGACCGCCTCGTCGAGCAGGCCGCCTGCCGCGGCCTGCTCGACTTGACCTACTCCATCGATTCCACCGACGTGAGGACGATGCCCGCCGACCAAGACGCGTCGAAAGGCTACGATCCAACCGCCGAAGAGTACTACCACGGCTACGGCTGTACGATCGTCTCGACCGGGCAAAAGATCCCGATTGCCGCGGAGTTCACCGAGAGCAAGCAAGCGCCAGAGGAGACGGCGATGCGCGTCACGTGTGACGCGCTCGCCGTCGAGAAACCGATCTGGATGCTTGGAGACAGCGCCTACGACACGCTCGGCTGGCACGACCACCTGCTGGCCGCAGGGGTCGTGCCAGTCGCTCCGTACAACGCACGAAACACCGACGATCCGAAAGACATCGAGTACAGGGTCGAAGCCCGCATCGACGAACACAGCGAGGACGTTCAGCTGAAGCAATCGACGCTAGACGAGACGTACAACCGCCGGAGTGGAGTCGAACGAACCAACGACGCCGTCAAGGACTGCGGCCTCGGGCACGTTCGCGCCCGAGGCCGCGTCCACGCACGAGCACAAGTGTTCCTCGCGCTGTGCCTTCGTCTCGTTATTGCGATCACCAACGACGAACGCGGAGACAATCCAGGAAGCACCGTCATCACGCTATGA
- a CDS encoding acetate--CoA ligase family protein: MGTLTELFAPERVAVVGATAREGSIGRAVTDNLLSAYEGTIIPVNPNYDEVLGLSCVDDIGAADADMAVIVVPPKIALPAVEQAGEAGVTNVVVITAGFGETGGDGASREKELKKIAAEYDMKLVGPNSLGIMSTANGMNASFGPDSPKEGNMSFMSQSGAFITAVLDWANDEDVGFKDVASLGNKAVLDETDFVDHWGDDEDTDVIIGYLEGISQGREFIDTAREVTQDTPIVLVKSGRTDAGAQAASSHTGTIAGSEQAYEAGLDQAGVLRAESVQDLFDAAQMLANQPVPENNDVAVITNAGGPGVMSTDAVGDSGLEMATFNQETLNEFSEQLPPEGNIYNPVDIVGDADVDRFRDALDIALADDNVGSAMVLSCPTAVLDYEQLAKETVEMREKHGKPVAACFMGGESVDESAEILSDAGIPNYFDPSRAIGALDSLWEYRGIQRREYEPPADFDVDQEAAREILERVESREDNRLGVEAMGLLEAYGIPMPDSDIVDSPEDALEVAKRIEGDVVMKIVSPDILHKSDIGGVKVGVSDDEVEDAYEDLITRARNYQPDANLLGVQLQEMADLDSGTETIVGMNRDPQFGPLMMFGLGGIFVEILEDTTFRVAPVSESEAREMTEEIKTAPLLRGARGRDPADVDGIVETIQRLSQLVADFPAIMEFDINPLVATPDGVDAVDIRLTVDPKKL; this comes from the coding sequence ATGGGAACCCTAACCGAGCTATTCGCGCCGGAGCGCGTGGCGGTTGTCGGTGCGACCGCACGCGAGGGGTCGATCGGGCGAGCGGTTACTGATAATCTTCTTTCAGCATATGAGGGGACGATTATTCCGGTCAACCCCAACTACGACGAGGTGTTGGGCCTCTCCTGTGTCGACGACATCGGAGCGGCCGACGCCGATATGGCTGTGATCGTTGTCCCGCCGAAGATCGCCCTGCCCGCCGTCGAGCAGGCCGGTGAGGCGGGAGTCACAAACGTGGTGGTCATCACCGCTGGCTTCGGTGAAACCGGCGGCGACGGCGCAAGCCGCGAGAAAGAACTGAAGAAAATCGCTGCCGAGTACGACATGAAACTGGTCGGCCCCAACAGCCTCGGCATCATGTCGACGGCCAACGGGATGAACGCCTCCTTCGGTCCCGACAGCCCCAAAGAGGGCAACATGTCATTCATGAGCCAGTCGGGCGCGTTCATCACGGCCGTCCTCGACTGGGCCAACGACGAGGACGTCGGCTTCAAAGACGTTGCCTCGCTTGGTAACAAGGCGGTCCTCGACGAAACCGACTTCGTCGACCACTGGGGCGACGACGAAGATACCGACGTCATCATCGGCTATCTCGAAGGAATTAGTCAGGGCCGAGAGTTCATCGACACCGCCCGCGAGGTCACACAGGACACCCCAATCGTCCTCGTGAAATCCGGGCGAACGGACGCTGGTGCACAGGCCGCGTCCTCCCACACCGGCACAATCGCCGGCTCCGAGCAGGCCTACGAGGCTGGACTCGATCAGGCGGGCGTCCTGCGGGCCGAATCGGTCCAGGATTTGTTCGACGCTGCCCAGATGTTGGCCAACCAGCCAGTGCCGGAGAACAACGATGTCGCCGTGATCACCAACGCTGGTGGTCCCGGTGTGATGTCGACCGACGCGGTCGGCGACTCGGGCCTCGAAATGGCGACGTTCAATCAAGAAACGCTCAATGAGTTCTCCGAGCAGTTGCCCCCCGAGGGCAACATCTACAACCCGGTCGACATCGTCGGCGACGCCGACGTCGACCGGTTCCGTGACGCACTCGATATTGCGCTGGCCGACGACAACGTCGGCTCGGCGATGGTGTTGTCCTGCCCAACCGCAGTCCTCGACTACGAGCAGTTAGCCAAAGAGACCGTCGAGATGCGAGAGAAACACGGCAAACCTGTCGCTGCCTGTTTCATGGGCGGCGAAAGCGTCGACGAGTCCGCCGAAATTCTCTCGGATGCCGGGATTCCGAACTACTTCGATCCCTCCCGAGCCATCGGCGCACTCGATTCGCTCTGGGAGTACCGCGGCATTCAGCGCCGGGAGTACGAACCCCCTGCCGACTTCGATGTGGACCAAGAGGCCGCCCGGGAAATCCTCGAACGTGTCGAAAGCCGCGAGGACAACCGCCTCGGCGTCGAAGCCATGGGCCTTCTTGAGGCCTACGGCATTCCGATGCCAGATAGCGATATCGTCGACTCACCCGAGGACGCTCTTGAGGTCGCCAAACGAATCGAGGGCGACGTGGTAATGAAGATCGTTAGCCCCGATATCCTCCACAAATCCGACATCGGCGGCGTCAAAGTCGGCGTTTCGGACGACGAGGTCGAAGACGCCTACGAGGACCTGATTACGCGAGCCCGAAACTACCAGCCGGATGCGAACCTCTTGGGTGTCCAGCTTCAGGAGATGGCGGATCTGGATTCGGGCACCGAAACCATCGTCGGGATGAACCGCGATCCGCAGTTCGGCCCGCTGATGATGTTCGGGCTGGGCGGTATTTTCGTGGAAATCTTAGAGGATACGACGTTCCGCGTTGCCCCCGTTTCGGAGTCCGAAGCCCGTGAAATGACAGAAGAAATCAAGACGGCACCGCTCCTACGTGGTGCACGTGGTCGTGATCCGGCCGATGTCGACGGAATCGTCGAGACGATCCAGCGACTCTCCCAACTGGTCGCGGACTTCCCGGCGATCATGGAGTTCGACATCAACCCACTGGTCGCAACGCCCGACGGCGTCGACGCCGTCGACATCAGACTCACCGTCGACCCCAAGAAACTATGA
- a CDS encoding phosphotransacetylase family protein produces the protein MKSLLITATEESTGKTAIALALASIARDRGQSVGYMKPKGTRLQSNVGKTLDEDPMLARELLDIDAEMHELEPVVYSPTFIDGAMRGREDPAELQQQIKTQFDGLAEGRDLMVVEGGGSLNTGGIVDLTDVDIAELLDAEVLLVADYTQPGDIDNLLAAVDDIGDNLGGVVFNRITDAAFEELNSDVIPFLESRDVEVFGAIPQETTLAGVTIEELADELGADVLTDVDSDEIVERFLVGAMGGDEALRYFRRARNAAVITGGDRSDIHTAALEASGVNCLILTGGHRPSPAILGRAAEANTPVLAINTDTLTAVERAESVVRSGRTRDRRTVDTMANLLSERVDVDALIGGESDE, from the coding sequence ATGAAATCGCTACTCATCACCGCAACCGAAGAAAGCACCGGCAAGACCGCTATCGCCCTCGCCTTAGCGAGTATCGCCCGCGACCGGGGCCAGTCGGTCGGCTACATGAAGCCGAAAGGCACGCGTCTCCAGAGCAACGTCGGCAAAACGCTCGACGAAGATCCAATGCTCGCCCGTGAGCTACTGGATATCGACGCCGAAATGCACGAACTCGAACCCGTCGTCTACTCGCCAACGTTCATCGACGGCGCGATGCGTGGCCGCGAGGACCCCGCCGAACTCCAACAGCAGATCAAAACCCAGTTCGACGGCCTCGCTGAGGGACGTGACCTCATGGTCGTCGAAGGCGGCGGCTCGCTCAACACCGGCGGCATCGTCGACCTCACAGACGTCGACATCGCCGAACTCCTCGACGCCGAGGTCCTGCTCGTCGCCGACTACACCCAGCCGGGCGATATCGACAACCTGCTGGCGGCGGTCGACGACATCGGCGACAATCTCGGCGGCGTCGTCTTCAACCGGATCACTGATGCTGCCTTCGAGGAACTCAACAGCGACGTGATCCCGTTCCTCGAAAGCAGGGATGTCGAAGTCTTCGGCGCGATTCCACAGGAGACGACGCTGGCAGGCGTCACAATCGAGGAACTCGCCGACGAACTCGGTGCGGACGTCCTGACCGACGTCGACTCCGACGAGATCGTCGAACGCTTCCTCGTCGGCGCAATGGGTGGCGACGAGGCGCTCCGTTACTTCCGACGAGCGCGCAACGCCGCGGTCATCACCGGCGGCGACCGCTCGGACATCCACACCGCTGCCCTCGAAGCCTCCGGCGTCAACTGCCTCATTCTGACGGGAGGCCACCGGCCATCCCCAGCAATCCTGGGCCGCGCCGCCGAGGCCAACACCCCCGTGCTGGCGATCAACACCGACACGCTCACCGCTGTCGAGCGTGCCGAATCGGTCGTCCGAAGTGGTCGCACCCGCGACCGCCGGACGGTCGACACGATGGCCAATCTGTTGAGTGAGCGCGTCGACGTCGACGCGCTGATCGGCGGCGAATCCGACGAGTAG
- a CDS encoding helix-turn-helix transcriptional regulator: MSAAEIEDSLSEDEYRGLELIRETGGIHQSDFWKDLDVSSRKGSRIAEALVDSGLIKREDTVYNGHNTYYLEPAARDLDFRLLMAGDMLSPFIGEEEVNPQSDSFSQWLMNLAYEDH; this comes from the coding sequence ATGAGTGCCGCCGAGATCGAAGACAGTCTTTCTGAGGACGAGTATCGTGGGCTGGAACTGATCCGTGAGACGGGTGGGATCCATCAGAGCGACTTCTGGAAGGACCTCGATGTGTCGTCCCGAAAGGGAAGTCGGATCGCCGAAGCGCTGGTCGACTCCGGACTGATCAAACGCGAAGACACCGTCTACAACGGCCACAACACCTATTATCTCGAACCCGCCGCCCGAGATCTCGATTTCCGCCTGCTGATGGCCGGCGACATGCTGTCGCCGTTTATCGGCGAGGAGGAAGTCAACCCACAGAGCGACTCCTTCTCGCAGTGGCTGATGAATCTCGCCTACGAAGACCACTGA
- a CDS encoding thiamine ABC transporter substrate-binding protein, with product MKRRTLLKRSGASVAGAAALTGCLGGSSSSGQTLTVATYSSFTGEDTAGNWLKSAFEDEQADTTVEFTTPESGVNEFIQRKSEGAPIDADLFVGLNTGELVRADEQLDDPLFASTTDQVQGVDTVKPELNFDPDNRVIPYDTGYISLVYDEGEVEEPATFDTLLEPEYEDGLITQNAQQSDPGRAFLLWTINEKGADGYLDYWSQLADNGVQIISSWGDAYEAYQNEEAPMVVSYSTDQVFYNGEGVDMSRHQVGFLNDQGYANPEGMAEFVDAENPELAREFMSFMLTNEAQSEIATRNVQFPSVEGVDPGGDFSEFALEPPEPVTFSYDELVGNVSGWIDDWARQIVSN from the coding sequence ATGAAACGACGCACGCTTCTCAAACGCAGTGGAGCCAGTGTCGCCGGGGCGGCGGCACTGACAGGCTGTCTCGGCGGGTCCAGCAGCTCAGGGCAAACACTCACCGTGGCGACCTACTCCTCGTTTACCGGGGAGGACACCGCAGGCAACTGGCTCAAATCCGCCTTCGAAGACGAACAGGCAGACACCACAGTAGAGTTCACGACGCCGGAAAGCGGCGTCAACGAGTTCATCCAGCGCAAATCCGAGGGGGCACCGATTGATGCGGACCTCTTTGTCGGTCTCAACACGGGCGAACTCGTCCGGGCCGACGAACAGCTCGACGATCCGCTGTTTGCCTCGACAACCGACCAGGTCCAAGGCGTCGACACGGTCAAACCGGAGCTGAACTTCGATCCCGACAACCGAGTGATCCCCTACGACACGGGGTATATCAGTCTCGTCTACGACGAGGGCGAAGTCGAGGAGCCAGCCACCTTCGACACGCTCTTAGAGCCCGAATACGAGGACGGCCTCATCACCCAGAACGCCCAGCAGTCCGACCCCGGTCGGGCGTTCCTGTTGTGGACGATCAACGAGAAAGGTGCTGACGGCTACCTCGACTACTGGAGCCAACTGGCCGACAATGGCGTCCAGATTATTTCGAGCTGGGGAGACGCCTACGAAGCCTACCAAAACGAGGAGGCACCGATGGTCGTCTCCTACTCGACCGATCAGGTGTTCTACAACGGCGAGGGCGTCGACATGTCCCGGCACCAAGTCGGCTTCCTCAACGACCAAGGCTACGCCAACCCCGAAGGCATGGCCGAGTTCGTCGACGCGGAGAACCCGGAACTGGCCCGCGAATTTATGTCCTTTATGCTCACCAACGAGGCGCAGTCCGAGATCGCCACAAGAAACGTCCAGTTCCCATCGGTCGAAGGCGTCGACCCCGGTGGCGACTTCAGCGAGTTCGCACTCGAACCCCCCGAACCGGTGACGTTTAGCTACGACGAACTGGTCGGCAACGTCAGCGGTTGGATCGACGACTGGGCACGCCAAATCGTGAGCAACTAA
- a CDS encoding ABC transporter permease: MLATLVVVFYYPVGSVLSSAILVDGQFTVDPLVAVLGDPFYVDLFGFTAYQALLSTVVSVAVGLPGAYLLARFEFPGRKFLRSVTILPFVLPSIMVAVGFLAMFGQTGVFNDLLSVVGLGPVKLVGTLNIIILAHAFYNAPLVTRLVTAAWESVDTRRVETARTLGASPLRAFYDVTLPQLIPAILTSAVLTFIFTFMSFPIVLALGGLQLATVEVWLYARVQDLALTEAATLGAIETALSLGLIYIYLRYEATQIKSSSGGRRLARKPLFVGWRSLVDPRRLGLFAYSLLAVVLFVGPLASLVIESLTTPQGAFTLDYYGFLLSQQSSAAVGTTQPLPAISNSLLFGVGALALALPMGVLVSVVAIRESRGSRLAEALLTAPLAVSGIVLGLGMLRTLVFGTELFGHRITVTGPIVIVTVHAVAAYPFVTRNITPALSGIDDRLVDAARALGADRQTALVDIELPLIAPALVAGAAFAFAISIGEFDSTVLLAEGVDSATMPVALERYIGNRSLGPSLGPATAMGTVLLAVTTISFVLIDRTGRRWNRR; encoded by the coding sequence ATGCTGGCGACGCTCGTCGTCGTGTTTTATTATCCGGTCGGTAGCGTCCTGAGCAGTGCCATCCTCGTCGACGGCCAATTCACCGTCGACCCACTTGTTGCTGTGCTCGGTGACCCCTTCTACGTCGATCTGTTTGGGTTCACCGCCTACCAAGCACTGCTGTCGACAGTCGTCAGCGTTGCGGTCGGATTGCCGGGTGCCTACCTTCTCGCCCGCTTCGAGTTTCCGGGCCGGAAGTTCCTCCGGTCGGTAACAATTTTGCCCTTCGTGCTACCCTCAATTATGGTCGCAGTCGGCTTCCTAGCAATGTTCGGCCAAACCGGCGTCTTCAACGATCTGCTGTCGGTTGTTGGACTCGGTCCCGTCAAACTGGTGGGGACATTGAATATCATTATTCTCGCCCACGCATTCTACAACGCGCCACTGGTGACGCGGCTGGTGACCGCCGCTTGGGAGTCGGTCGACACCCGTCGCGTCGAAACGGCCCGAACCCTCGGTGCGTCGCCGCTCAGAGCATTCTATGACGTGACGCTCCCACAGCTCATACCGGCTATCCTCACCTCGGCCGTCCTTACGTTCATTTTTACGTTCATGTCGTTTCCCATCGTCCTCGCGCTTGGGGGACTGCAGCTCGCCACGGTCGAGGTGTGGCTGTACGCCCGCGTGCAGGATCTCGCACTCACCGAGGCGGCGACACTGGGCGCTATCGAAACGGCGCTCTCGCTGGGATTGATCTACATCTATCTTCGCTACGAGGCTACCCAGATCAAATCGAGTAGTGGCGGCCGGAGGCTGGCCCGAAAACCGCTGTTTGTGGGGTGGCGGTCGCTTGTCGACCCGCGTCGACTCGGCCTGTTTGCCTACAGCCTCCTCGCCGTCGTGCTGTTTGTCGGTCCGTTAGCAAGCCTCGTTATAGAGAGCCTAACGACGCCACAGGGGGCGTTTACCCTCGACTACTACGGGTTCCTCCTCTCGCAGCAGTCCTCGGCAGCGGTCGGGACGACCCAACCACTTCCGGCGATCAGTAACTCGCTGTTGTTCGGTGTGGGCGCGCTGGCATTGGCGTTGCCGATGGGGGTGCTGGTCTCGGTGGTCGCCATCCGTGAAAGTCGCGGCTCTCGGCTCGCCGAGGCACTGCTGACTGCGCCGCTGGCGGTCAGTGGGATCGTCTTGGGACTCGGAATGCTCCGGACGCTCGTCTTCGGCACGGAGCTGTTCGGCCACCGAATCACCGTTACGGGACCGATTGTCATCGTCACCGTCCACGCGGTCGCAGCCTACCCCTTTGTAACACGGAACATAACGCCGGCACTGAGCGGGATCGACGACCGGCTCGTCGACGCCGCGCGAGCACTGGGAGCCGACCGACAAACTGCGTTGGTCGACATCGAACTCCCGCTGATCGCGCCGGCGCTCGTCGCCGGGGCAGCCTTCGCGTTTGCGATCAGTATCGGGGAGTTTGACTCGACAGTGTTGTTAGCCGAGGGCGTCGACAGTGCGACGATGCCGGTCGCTCTCGAACGCTATATCGGAAACCGGTCGCTGGGGCCGAGCCTCGGCCCAGCAACGGCGATGGGGACGGTGCTGCTGGCGGTGACGACGATCAGTTTCGTCCTCATCGACCGCACTGGACGGCGGTGGAACAGACGATGA